Genomic DNA from Macadamia integrifolia cultivar HAES 741 chromosome 6, SCU_Mint_v3, whole genome shotgun sequence:
TGGGTTtagctgaatttgtgctcagtCTCTCCTCTCagtttctctttctctgattcattaatttgagtaataggaaatgagtttaaaaaaaaaagaaaaaaaaagagatgattaaatataatatttttatcttaaatttaaaattttaatttttatatcattggTATGTTGcatacatatgataattgatagctaatatgaaacaagtattgtaaatattaaaaataacattcaAAATTTTTGTCAACTTTTATTTCTATAAACGAATAATTCTTGAATCTAAATCTgaactcgaattttattatctccgaTTTTTTACCGATATTTTGACCGAATTGTTAAATTAATGAAACGAATTAATCCGACTAATTCTTCATCCGAATAATTCTTgaatccgaatttaataactatggtcGTATTAGAGTTATTCTTGCAACACTACCTCAACAAAATAAGAGATTCCATGCAAGGGCATTTTGGttataaaacaaattaaaagaatTAAGGGACATATCAATGgcatatttttaaatttcatgaCGATCGAGAGTTTTCTCGGTATTTTTTGGGATAAATTAGTTGTCCAAATGTAGAGACTAGATAAGAAGAGAATCAACAATGGGATCAATCTCTATAGATTCCTGTTATGTTTTAGTCATAATTGACCAAATCAACCTCAACCCTAGAAATCAAGTATGAATGAGTTGTCATTGCACTAAATTAAAACATGTTAGAGAGGCAAGAGCTGTGTGAAAGGATCAATAAAATAGTTTTCATCTTCGTATATAATAGATAAAAGGTGAGAGTTCTCCACGATGCTAGTGTGGGGAGGAATCTGCACATTACATGAATGATAGTGTAGAGAATGGTATTGTTCACACAAGGCCCACATGTCTCATTATGTGAGAGCACACATCTTAGAATCTGCATTCCGGCATGGTGGAATAGACAAAGTAGTATATCACACAAGTTTGTGGTTATACTAAACATCATAAGATTAAATTAGCCTAATATTAATGCTATTTCAACAATTAGATAGAAAGGAAATAGTCTAAATTAATCATCTATCAATTTTCAAAGTCAACTTCAATCAAATAACCTCATATACCCGTGCATGTGTAATGCATATGTACTTAATACTCCTGAAACaagtataaaaaaattgaagagaaaaagaacttTGTCAAAAACGTCCATACCCAACTATGTGTCAAAAGACCCAACTACCCTCACCACATTTGATTATTTTCACGATCAATTTTGATTGTGCCCAAATATTCTTATGCCAGACTGACGGAATTTCCTAAAACAACCATGAAGTTGAACGGTTCAGATTTATCTATAACTTAAACAAAtataaaatgtttaaaaatggaaaactaTGAAAATGAACGGTTCagatttatttataatttctagAAAAGTGAAGAATATTTGTGAGTCCAAAAACGAttcatatatattaaaaaaataaaaagataaagatAAATACAAATGATAATGTAATAAGGGAGAATATTTTATTCCAGGCTATGAGGAGATGAGCAAGGTCGCGATGGGGgattgggggggtggggtttaaAGGTTTCTGAGAGAAGCTAAGAAGTGAAAAACGAATCCAGAGAGGCGGAGAGATCGTTTCTTCGACACTATGGACGAATAGCGATCTGGAGAGTGGATTCTTATCTGGTTTTCTGGCGGCGGCGGAGTGTTCAAAGAGTTGTCTGACCTGATTATTAGGTGTTATTCCAGTTGATGGTCGCAGGGAGAAGATTTTCACCATGAACGGTAATGGATATAGCAGAATGGAGTCTGAGTATATACGGAGACACCACAGACATGAAACCAGAGAAAATCAGTGTAGTTCTGAAGTCGTTAAACACATCAAGGCTCCTGTTCATCTCGTAAGATTTCCCTCTCGAATCTCGATCGGTCAATAAATCTTTTACTCTTTTTTCTTGCATAAATCAAGGCCGTTTCGGATATGTATGTTTTCGTGTTTCTGTTGACGCTTCAATTCTATTTCTGAAGCTTCAGTATCAGTTTGCGGATGTTTTGGGAAGATTCGATTGTAGCTTTCCTTTTCTATCGACATCTTTGAATGAAATTTTCGGTCTAGATCTGATTATTTCAGCTCGATCTCTGGTATTCTGTTCTATTTTAGGTGATCAAATAATGAATCCGTTTTATTTCTGGAGTAGTAGTAATCATTCTCGCGCTGCTTTCTTTGTGGTTTTTCTGCTTCCACGTGTATCTatgttgaaaaaaatttcaactcgATTCAGTTAAGTGTCTGGATTTGATCAGTATTATGTGGACTGTTCATTCTAAACAAGCTTGGAGGGGCTAGGTTAGGTAGAATGGGAGATATTGAAGTTATTTCGGtgtctttctttcccttcttcattGTGGCATAAGCATCGATTTCTGTTTTCATCGAGAAATTCATGTCTTCAGAATTGTTCTCTGGGAAGGAGATTTAAACTAGAAAAAATCTGTCGTAAAGAAATCATCTTCCTCCTCTATGGTACATCCCCGGGAGAATTTATCCCCGATAGACCTTATTTGTAGAAGATAGGAATTGCAGAAACTGGCATACGATTTTTCCTGAGAATTCAGATATTTACTCTGTACCTCTTTATGCAGAATAAGATTCAAAGCTGCCTTTTTTTTAGTGCTTTTCGTGCAATTATGCCTTTCCAAATTGTTGAAATGTTGTTTGCCTGTCTAATTATTCATATTTCTCCTCTTCCCATCAGGTTTGGTCTTTGGTAAGGAGATTCGATCAACCGCAGAAGTATAAACCATTTATCAGTAGGTGCGTTGCGCAGGGGGACTTTGAGATTGGCAGTGTTAGAGAAGTAAACGTTAAGTCCGGGCTCCCAGCCACAACCAGCACAGAAAGGCTGGAGCTTCTTGACGATAGCGAACATATTCTCAGCATCCGGATTGTCGGCGGGGATCACAGGCTAAGGGTCTGAACTTTTCTCTTCCTTGTacactcttctcttctcttgtctTTATTCTGTTCTTCTCCTTTGCCAATTCAATTTTTCCCTCAAATAGGATCATAAATTAGGCTTGGAAGGGTCTGAGCGTTTCTCTTAGTTGTacacttttctcctctttttacTCTGTTCTTCTCCTTTGCTGATTCAATTTTGCCCTCAAATAGGATCATAAATTAGGCTAGGAATGGGTTAAGTTATCATAGacaacaaacaagaagaatTTCGTTGGCTTTTTAAACAGATGTTACGGAATCTCCATGGAGTAATCTGGTGTTTGCCGTGGTTTTTGCATGATTTTCTTGCGCttggtttctttctttgctAATTTTCTCAGAAGAAGATAATTTATCTTGAACAGTCGCCCCCTTCTCATTGGTCATTCTAAACTCCTTGTAGAAATCTGGTTCTAATTGAGGTGACTTGAATCTTCATTCAGCTGTTAGGGTTGGAACATTTATTCTTATGGTCCTAAAATGTTGCTTTGAGTCCGATGCTACTCCCCTCTCAATTTTCTCCAAGTCTTAGAAACTTGTCTACGGGCCTACATTCTTCTCATTGGCTTTGGAAAAGTTCATTACTCATCTTTAATCCCATTCATCCCTTGCTGTATCCCTTtggttttttaaaattaaaaattttgaccagagattttttttcctcaaagaAGGTTAGAAATAAAACAGAGGAATTTGTCATACAGCCAAAAGTATTCCTTCGTCACAAGTAGGTACCTTGTTGAGTCAAGTTGATCCTTACCAGTGGCGCATATATGCAATAGTGCACTCCATTCTGTTGTTTCCACCTAGGAGACCCTTCGTCCAAAATCTGTAGCTATTAACTGATGCAGGCATTCAGTTTCATTTTCTCTGGGAGATCATAAAAAGTTACTGTAATATTGGCTGTCCCTGAATTGTTTCAGATGATATAATGATATATTGTCTGTTATAATGTTAGTTCCTGAAGGCATACCCTGTTGGAGATCATAAGAAGAGGATACATTGTCTTGATCTCATGTTAGTTCCTGAAAAAACTTACCCAGTTGGGGTTCATAAGAAGTTACTGTGATATCAGCAATCCCAGAAATGTTTTAGTTGATATATTGTCTGATCTCATGTTTGTTTCTGAAGACATCCCCACTTGGAACCTGGAACCTGGAAAACCTGGAACCTTGAACCTTTTAGATGGTGGGAGGGAGGGTTTTCCAGCTCTTTTCCATGTATGTCATGCACAATGAGGGGAGGAGGGAATGAATGCCTGCTTTTTGCTGTAGCTAAATTCATGAACGCCTTTAATTTTTGTTGGTTGATGTGGACCTTTAACATCATTTCCCATGTGGGTTATATGCATGGTGGACTGGTGAAGGGTTCTTTCCAGTACATTGTATTTGAATTTTATGATAGGACAAGTTAGCTCAAGTTGTCTTTTCATTCCccttaattatctttttttcttccttcctcttttggtTAAGATATTTCTTCCTTGTGCAATCCAACAGCAGAAACCAGCCGACTTATCTGTTACTGTTTGTTTTGCAGAACTACTCATCAATCATTAGCCTTCATCCAGAGATCATTGATGGGAGACCGGGGACACTGGTGATCGAGTCATTTGTGGTAGACGTGCCTGATGGGAATACAGTGGATGAAACTTGCTACTTCGTTCAGGCCCTGATCAAGTGTAATCTCAAGTCATTAGCAGATGTATCAGAGCGACTGGCGGTGCAGGACCGAACAGAACCAATAGGTCGAATCTGAATAGGTGGCGGTTGTCGGTTGGCAATTTGGCATGGGGTGGTGGAGGCTCCAATCGCCATGGATGAAGCTTCCGATGCTTTTGGATCTTGGAAGCTTTGGAAACAGACTGGTTGCAGATTTTCTTCCACTGCAGGGAGACCTTACTCCCTATTCTGCTTTTGTTTCATTCTCGTTTTTCGTTTTAAAATGATAATGGGATTTCCTGTCTCTTTAGTACAGCAAGAACCACCTCTTGCTTCCGAAGCTACCTTTGCATTTAGTCCCCCTCTCACCCCACAAcctccctccccccaaaaaaaggtaaaaaagaaaagtaggTTCCCCTCTGATTTTCCTGGAGTTTTGGCCATGGTGTATTGACCAATGGTTGTATATATCTCTATTGCAAGGAGTTGCTGTTTATAAATAGATTTCTATGCTCTAATTgtttgagaaagagagagagtgtgtggggGGTAGTATTTATTGTCAGAGGTGTTCCTGCTGGTAGCTGGAGTTACACGAGCAGGCAAGAGCCAATGAGGGCCCTCTATTAGTTCAATAaataaaggggagagagagagaggttgctAGTGGAGGCTACACCGTCTGAAAGGAAATGTTCTAccttaggttatgtttggtagtcaagagaagaaaagaaaagaaatttttttttgtttaaaaatttctcttttgtgattGGTATGTCAGTCAAGGaagattcaatttttgaattttaaaattctccattggaattgtgaagtttttgtttgtttctaaaaaaaagTATTGTTAAAAGcataagaaaacatgagaaaatataagaattgttctttttttctcttctaatagtaattaaatatacatatattttttattttcctatcaactcatttcttttcttctcttgactaccaaacatagccttattgttattaaggagaagaagactTCACGTGTATGTTGTCTTCGTTTAGATATTGGAAGGGCCAAATGACTGCCTTCTCTCTTGGAACAAAAAATCCCAGTACTGTGCCCTCTCATTGATCCCCAGGCGGGTTAGTAGTATTCAGTTATGGTTAGGTTTTGAAAAAATTGGAGTTTTGAGGATAAGATTTGACGCATGGCAAACTTAGATTGTTCGTGAAATATCCAACAACTTGAGTTTGTCAAATCAATCTTACACATGGTAGAACAAAGGTATTACCATCCACCAATACTCTTAGGAGTTGCTGAACTGTTGGCATTttcatcgaaaaaaaaaaaccgaacgGTTGGCTCCGAATCTCAACGAACAGGTGTCACTGATTCAACATGATTGACAGTGAAGAGATACCAATTATAAAATAGCTGAGCTCAGGGTGACTAAAGGCTAATGGGTGAAAAGCTACAACATGCCGCCATTTCTTAGATATCCAACGGTTAAAATTTATTGTTTCCTATATATGCAATGATCAAAATTTATTGTTTCCTCAATATGCAATGGTTACTGATTCCTAAATATGAACAGGTGTCACTGATTCAACATGATTGACAGTGAAGAGATACCAATTATAAAATAGTTGAGCTCGGGGTGACTAAAAGCTAATGGGTGAAAAGTTACAATATGCCGTCATTTCTTAGATATCCAACGGTCAAAATTTATTATTTCCTAaatatccaatggtcaaaatttATTACATCACTTTTACGCATGATTGAACAAGGTGATATTCATCCACCAATTCCCTGGATGAGTTGCTGAACTGTTTGCATCAAAATCCTCTTGAACATGTGTCACCATCGTAGATGGTTAAGAGATTCTGATCATGAATAATGACTATTGTATCACATCTCAGAAGAGCTAAGATACAACAGGCAGGAGAGAATATGATTGATCGGCCAAGGAAGCTGACAGAGGATGGATAGTTGGCTTGTCATCAAGATAAGAGTGTCTATTAGGTGATGCTCACGAAGACATCTCCAAAATATACCTTTGAGAATTATCCGATCATTATTTGTGATGGATGTATAAGTCCAATATCTCATTGCGTTATTACTATTCTTTTCCAATCCAAGTTTCACTATGCtcctttaagttttagggtAACATTCATATAAAAAACCAGAAGCATCATGCATGATTTGCATCATATAGTGACATAAGGATTCAAGAGATAGAAGTATGGATAAATCGTGAAGATCTTTACTCGTGGTTAATTAAGGAGAATAAAAAATGTTGGCCTTTGGAGATTTTTGACATCCTTTAATCTTATTAGTGCAAccactttacccaaaaaaaaaaaaaaaaaataataatatcgATACCATGGCTATGATATCAGGGTATGTTAGGTAGAATATCCAACTCGGCGTGGATATGTTTCTGTTTTAAttaatcttttcttcttttaacataaaaaaacaaaattaggaGATGTCACTTATCTAAAAGGCGCAATACGTGGCACATAGGTCAATGAGGTGTTTATTTTTCTCCCAATCACTTATTGTAGAGAAATGTGATAGAGACATATAAGGAAAAACTTGTCAAGGTTGATCGTAGAGAGATCTATCTTCTGAATTGTTAAGCTCTCTGTTGTAGAAAGAGAAAGACATGCACAAAAGTATCCCTCGTATGTGGATAATATCAAGATAAGAAAGAAAGGTATGCAGTTCTTTCTATATTCGTCATTTCAATTTTGAGATGAGAGTATCGTGTTCTTGTGAATCCACTTTGTAAGATGAAAAATATCTTGTTATCCAAGGACTTTTTAATGGTAGTTGTGGATGAAGAGAGTTAAAAGttatatatttttggaagaagACCCCCCACACCGCCAGCGTTGGAAGAATTTCACACACCACACAAATGACTAAACGTTATCATTTTCATGGGACCCACATGgtcaaaagaaagagaaaaaaaaaaaagaaaagtgaaggGCATATAGTGATTGGCtgcatgagattttttttcctatagctctgtttggttgcaatgggaatttaaacgGAAGAGAAGTagaattttcatactttaaaaagaattgtttataattattaaacccatgtgattgtataaattacaaCTTTTTtgaccatatttagtaatgatatattttatatgtaatttctattttacatattatagcaaatgactttggatgcaaagtaatgtgaaattttataacaaaatattgaatgattttgttactattactattattattatatttgtaTGTGGGTAGGAGTTATTGCTACGGTGGAGTGTTTAGTAGTTATGTAACTTAATAGGGTAAGTTAGTAGAAGTTAGAGATAAAGTATGTAAGTGGAATACGTCGGTTTGTAACTACTTTTTATCCTATTTAATAAGAACTAAAATggaatagaagaagaatgaaaaattatACTAAATTATCTCTCTAGATTTATCTTGAGAAGAGGCAACTACCTCCCAATTAGCCAAACGTCCGGCTTTGTCTGTAAAGCAAAGAGGCAGACACCTCCTAATTAGCTaaaccctattttatctctcctaATTTCTCTCAtcatccctattttttctccaattTCATCTACtatgttattttcttttaatttatttctccctCCCTTCCACGCACGTAACAagtgaagttaatgttaaagtcacattaGAAATGAtcacatatatttcttttttaagtatgaaaatttcacttcccttccctttaattctccttacaatcaaacacagcctatattttatttgaggaaaaatgaatgaaaattctATGGGTGCCTCTCACATGAGATGTAGGGCTCACAttgacattctctctcctatacTGACCATGTGGATATATCATTCTCTAAACTGCCATTAGGATGTTGTGCATATTGCTCCTCTTATTGGCATCATGGTCTGGCCAATCTCAGGCTTCAAGCGGTTGGTTCAAGCCAGGCCTAGGATGCAGGCCAACTTTTGACACCCCTTAGCCTTGTTTACTATACAACACAATGACACATTGGAAAATTGCGtgattttataaattaattaccTGAAATGCTCTGGATTAACTGTACATTGCTCCCCTTAAATTGGAGACTACATACAAGCAGTGCAGCTTTTAAGTCAATGCAAgctcttcttcttgttgctcAGACAGCAGGACTTCCCCATTAGGAAGAAGTATCTGTTTGATTTCTTCTGCGCCAAGTGTCTCATACTCGAGCAATGCCTTAGCAAGTGCATGCAATGCCTTCTCGTGCTGAAAAATGTTAAACAACAGACAATTAGTCCTTACACATCTAGCTTCAACAAAGAATTACAAATGGGTGTTCCTACATCCCAACAAAGGTTGCAAAAAACACATTGGATACAAACCAGATcaaaccaaatgaaattccAATAACATTTTACTCATGTAGAAGATACTTGGGAACCTAGAACCTTCTAGGTTCCCAGTTGAGATTACTATACAACTTTGTTTTAAACCTTATCCTGTGGAAATTTATATAATTGTCAATCTTTACCATATGATAGTTGAACTGTAAGCTCCCAGCTCATGTCGGGTCATTAAGTCTGGTGTCTAATGACCTGACAGGCGGCCCAGTTGCCATTTCAATGTTTCTCAGAAAAAGCATTGGGTTGCCTAATGCCAGACTCAGTAGATAGACTGCTCAAACAGATAAGAAATGTCAAGTAGAAACAAGCTGGTGAACAGTCTACGTACCTATTATGTTGATTGTAAGGATAGTTTACGATTAGCCAACTCACATATATTATGCATTTATGCCCCCTCTAGGCATAGGTGATCTGCAACCAAGTGATCCCTTTTAGGTGTTCTACACCAAAGAACCAAAGCCTGACCATCTAACCTGCTGCATTAATCTGGAGGGACAGAAGTATAAAGAACAGTCCCATAAACAGAATATGTTGGAATCACAGAGTCCGGTAAACTTTGGCCAATGCGAACTCCTAAGTGGGTTCCATAAGGCTAAACAGATGCAATGTGTACAAGTCTGCATACATCATAGCCAAACTGCAGAGACATTCATATGTAGCGGACCTCTCCCTGTCTCAAACCATCCCAAGACCCCCGCGGCCCACAAGAAAAGggggagaaagggagagagcaAGACGGCCATGCATGTGAGATCAGcagcagaagaaagaagaggtgCTACTCTCCCCACCCCCGGATAAGccctaagtaaaaaaaaaaaaaaaaaaaccagaactCCCCAgacacaaaacaaaagaaactagAAGAGGGCCATGATGATCCTTAGGTTTTGGAAAGTGTGAGGGCGCTTTCTTCTTAAatacattcttttcttttcgatGAAATGACAGCCCATACCATCTTAAGAGAAGTAGTTTTGCAGCAAAGCTTGACCAGACCTTAATTTTGAGCTGTGATGCAACAACTCAAACTTATCCCAACAGTTTCAGGCTCT
This window encodes:
- the LOC122080928 gene encoding abscisic acid receptor PYL8-like, producing the protein MNGNGYSRMESEYIRRHHRHETRENQCSSEVVKHIKAPVHLVWSLVRRFDQPQKYKPFISRCVAQGDFEIGSVREVNVKSGLPATTSTERLELLDDSEHILSIRIVGGDHRLRNYSSIISLHPEIIDGRPGTLVIESFVVDVPDGNTVDETCYFVQALIKCNLKSLADVSERLAVQDRTEPIGRI